One genomic segment of Mycolicibacterium psychrotolerans includes these proteins:
- a CDS encoding gamma-glutamyltransferase family protein: MTSTRVLVVLLAAVLVCAGCGGPQTPPAPTGPCAIVTNGTPQAKQGADDGSAPETATGYRTGMTPVHTGHYAVATANPLATQAACEVLRDGGTAADALVAAQAVLGLVEPQSSGIGGGGFLLYYDAAAKSVQAFDGREVAPAAATENYLRWVSDTDRTAPKPDARGSGRSIGVPGGIVRMLADVHTTHGRTAWRDLFTPAVRLADDGFDVSPRLAAAIADAAPRLRLDPQAGAYFLDQDGSPRSSGARLTNPAYAKTLGAIATDPAALYTGPIADDIVAAATDPSGGRTPSLMTAADLAGYTAKRREAVCVPYRDKQICGMPPPSSGGIAVAETLGVLEHFPMADHRPTDLDRDGGRPTVAGVHLIAEAERLAYADRDRYVADTDFVALPGGSPDALLGADYLTGRAALISPDRTMGTAKPGEFGPPTAPAAPVPEHGTSQVSIVDAQGNAASLTTTVESAFGSFHMVDGFLLNNQLTDFSAEPAGPDGAPIANRVAPGKRPRSTMAPTLIFDRGAQGSVGPLYAVTGSPGGSSIVQFVVKTVVGLLDWGLDPQQAVSMVDFGAANSPKTNVGGEHPAIDISDDGRHDPLVTGLRDLGHQVDIADQSSGLSAIVRADPGWVGGADPRREGAVMGDGR; the protein is encoded by the coding sequence GTGACCTCGACCCGGGTGCTCGTGGTGCTGCTCGCTGCCGTGCTGGTCTGCGCCGGTTGCGGCGGTCCGCAAACCCCGCCGGCGCCGACGGGTCCGTGCGCGATCGTGACGAACGGCACCCCCCAGGCCAAGCAAGGCGCCGACGACGGATCCGCGCCGGAGACCGCGACCGGCTACCGCACCGGGATGACACCGGTACACACCGGTCATTACGCCGTCGCGACCGCCAACCCGCTGGCCACCCAGGCCGCCTGCGAGGTGCTGCGCGACGGCGGCACCGCCGCCGACGCGCTCGTCGCCGCGCAGGCCGTGCTCGGCCTCGTCGAACCCCAGTCCTCCGGTATCGGCGGCGGCGGATTCCTGCTGTACTACGACGCCGCCGCCAAGTCGGTGCAGGCGTTCGACGGGCGGGAGGTCGCCCCGGCGGCGGCCACCGAGAACTACCTGCGATGGGTCTCCGACACCGACAGGACCGCACCGAAACCCGACGCGCGCGGATCCGGACGGTCCATCGGGGTGCCGGGCGGCATCGTACGGATGCTCGCCGACGTGCACACCACGCACGGCCGCACCGCGTGGCGGGATCTGTTCACCCCCGCGGTCCGGCTCGCCGACGACGGCTTCGACGTCAGCCCCCGGCTGGCGGCCGCCATTGCCGACGCGGCACCGCGCCTGCGACTCGACCCGCAGGCCGGTGCGTACTTCCTCGACCAGGACGGGTCGCCACGGTCGTCGGGCGCCCGGCTCACCAATCCGGCCTACGCAAAAACGTTGGGCGCCATCGCGACCGACCCGGCGGCGCTCTACACCGGGCCGATCGCCGACGACATCGTCGCCGCCGCGACCGACCCGTCGGGCGGACGAACACCGAGCCTGATGACCGCCGCCGATCTCGCCGGCTACACGGCCAAGAGACGGGAAGCGGTGTGTGTGCCCTACCGCGACAAGCAGATCTGCGGCATGCCGCCGCCGTCGTCGGGCGGTATCGCGGTCGCCGAGACCCTCGGCGTGCTGGAGCACTTCCCCATGGCCGACCACCGGCCCACCGACCTCGACCGCGACGGGGGCAGGCCCACCGTGGCAGGCGTGCATCTGATCGCCGAGGCGGAGCGGCTCGCCTACGCCGACCGGGACCGCTACGTCGCCGACACCGACTTCGTGGCCCTGCCCGGCGGCTCCCCCGATGCCCTGCTCGGCGCCGATTACCTCACCGGGCGGGCAGCCCTGATCTCCCCCGACCGCACGATGGGGACGGCGAAGCCGGGCGAGTTCGGCCCGCCCACCGCGCCGGCGGCGCCCGTGCCCGAGCACGGCACCAGCCAGGTCAGCATCGTGGACGCACAGGGCAACGCCGCGTCGCTCACCACCACCGTCGAGTCGGCGTTCGGCTCGTTCCACATGGTCGACGGGTTCCTGCTGAACAACCAGCTCACCGACTTCTCCGCCGAGCCCGCCGGACCGGACGGCGCGCCGATCGCCAACCGCGTGGCGCCGGGCAAGCGGCCGCGCAGCACCATGGCGCCCACCCTGATCTTCGACCGTGGGGCGCAGGGATCGGTCGGCCCGCTCTACGCCGTCACCGGATCGCCGGGCGGCTCCTCGATCGTCCAGTTCGTCGTCAAAACCGTTGTCGGTCTGCTGGATTGGGGACTGGACCCGCAGCAGGCCGTCTCGATGGTGGACTTCGGCGCCGCCAACTCACCGAAGACGAACGTGGGCGGGGAACATCCGGCGATCGACATCTCCGACGACGGCCGTCATGACCCGCTGGTGACGGGGTTACGCGACCTCGGTCATCAGGTCGACATCGCCGATCAGTCCAGTGGGCTGTCGGCGATCGTGCGCGCCGATCCGGGCTGGGTGGGTGGTGCCGATCCGCGCCGGGAGGGCGCGGTCATGGGTGACGGCCGTTGA
- a CDS encoding PH domain-containing protein, with protein MTAEGWDVEVKPYLTPRFAYGAAALIVAAHVTVGALLKVGTTGVIFRTADQVAIALLGVVIGGFVCLFARPRLRVGAAGVAVRNLFGYRVFAWDIVRGLSFHPGARWARLDLPDDEYVPVMAIQAVDKGRAVDAMDRVRAAMQKYQDTGINGRHP; from the coding sequence ATGACCGCCGAGGGCTGGGACGTCGAGGTCAAGCCGTACCTCACCCCGAGATTCGCCTACGGGGCGGCCGCGCTCATCGTGGCCGCACACGTCACCGTCGGCGCCCTGCTCAAGGTCGGCACCACCGGCGTGATCTTCCGCACCGCCGATCAGGTGGCGATCGCGCTGCTCGGGGTGGTGATCGGCGGGTTCGTGTGCCTGTTCGCGCGGCCGCGCCTGCGGGTGGGCGCCGCCGGCGTCGCGGTGCGAAACCTGTTCGGCTACCGCGTCTTCGCGTGGGACATCGTTCGGGGACTGTCGTTCCACCCGGGGGCGCGGTGGGCTCGGCTGGACCTTCCCGACGACGAATACGTGCCGGTGATGGCGATCCAGGCCGTCGACAAGGGCCGCGCGGTCGACGCGATGGACCGCGTCCGCGCCGCGATGCAGAAGTATCAGGACACCGGGATCAACGGCCGTCACCCATGA
- the ribH gene encoding 6,7-dimethyl-8-ribityllumazine synthase — MSPAAGVPDLPDLDAAGIRLGIVASTWHETVCDALLDGARRTAADAGITDPTVVRVLGAIEIPVVAQALARTHDAVIALGVVIRGETPHFDYVCDAVTQGLTRVSLDASTPVANGVLTVNTEHQALDRAGLPASAEDKGAQAAAAALSTALTLRRLADGS, encoded by the coding sequence ATGAGTCCTGCGGCAGGCGTGCCCGACCTTCCCGATCTGGACGCCGCCGGCATCAGACTCGGCATCGTCGCGAGCACCTGGCACGAGACCGTCTGCGACGCCCTGCTCGACGGCGCGCGCCGGACCGCCGCCGACGCCGGCATCACCGACCCGACCGTGGTGCGCGTCCTCGGGGCCATCGAGATCCCCGTCGTCGCACAGGCGTTGGCGAGGACTCACGACGCCGTCATCGCGCTGGGTGTCGTGATCCGGGGTGAGACACCGCATTTCGACTATGTCTGCGACGCGGTCACCCAGGGGCTGACCCGGGTGTCGCTGGACGCGTCGACACCGGTGGCGAACGGCGTGCTCACGGTGAACACCGAACATCAGGCGCTCGACCGGGCCGGGCTGCCGGCGTCGGCCGAGGACAAGGGTGCCCAGGCAGCCGCCGCCGCCCTGTCGACGGCGCTGACGCTGCGCCGCCTCGCCGACGGCTCATGA
- a CDS encoding bifunctional 3,4-dihydroxy-2-butanone-4-phosphate synthase/GTP cyclohydrolase II codes for MTRLDPVERAVADIAAGKAVVVIDDEDRENEGDLIFAAEKATPELVAFMVRYTSGYLCVPLDGDICDRLGLLPMYAVNQDKHGTAYTVTVDAKIGVGTGISASDRATTMRLLADPSAVADDFTKPGHVVPLRAKDGGVLRRPGHTEAAVDLARLAGLQPAGAICEIVSQKDEGAMAQTDELRIFADEHDLALISIADLIEWRRKHEKHIERVAEARIPTRHGEFRAVGYTSIYEDVEHVALVKGDIAGPHGDGHDVLVRVHSECLTGDVFGSRRCDCGPQLDAALAMVAREGRGVVLYMRGHEGRGIGLMHKLQAYQLQDAGDDTVDANLKLGLPADARDYGTGAQILVDLGVRSMRLLTNNPAKRVGLDGYGLHIIERVPLPVRANAENIRYLMTKRDRMGHDLTGLEDFDEALPGEFGGAV; via the coding sequence ATGACGAGGCTGGATCCGGTCGAGCGTGCGGTGGCCGACATCGCCGCGGGCAAGGCCGTCGTCGTCATCGACGACGAAGACCGCGAGAACGAGGGCGACCTGATCTTCGCCGCCGAGAAGGCCACCCCCGAACTGGTGGCGTTCATGGTGCGCTACACCTCCGGTTACCTGTGCGTGCCGCTCGACGGCGACATCTGCGACCGGCTGGGCCTGCTGCCGATGTACGCGGTCAACCAGGACAAGCACGGTACCGCCTACACCGTCACCGTCGATGCGAAAATCGGTGTCGGAACCGGTATCTCGGCGTCGGACCGGGCGACCACGATGCGGCTCCTCGCCGACCCGTCCGCCGTGGCCGACGATTTCACCAAGCCCGGGCACGTGGTTCCGTTGCGTGCCAAGGACGGCGGCGTGCTGCGCCGTCCCGGCCACACCGAGGCGGCCGTGGATCTGGCCCGGCTCGCGGGCCTGCAGCCCGCAGGCGCGATCTGCGAGATCGTCAGCCAGAAAGACGAAGGCGCGATGGCGCAGACCGACGAGCTGCGCATCTTCGCCGACGAGCACGACCTCGCGCTGATCTCCATCGCCGACCTGATCGAGTGGCGGCGCAAGCACGAGAAGCACATCGAACGTGTCGCCGAGGCGCGCATCCCGACCCGGCACGGCGAGTTCCGCGCGGTCGGCTACACCAGCATCTACGAGGACGTCGAACACGTGGCGCTGGTCAAGGGCGACATCGCCGGCCCGCACGGGGACGGCCACGACGTGCTGGTCCGCGTGCACTCCGAGTGCCTGACCGGTGACGTGTTCGGCTCCCGCCGCTGCGACTGCGGCCCCCAACTGGACGCCGCGCTGGCGATGGTGGCCCGCGAGGGCCGCGGCGTGGTGCTCTACATGCGCGGACATGAGGGCCGCGGCATCGGCCTCATGCACAAGCTGCAGGCCTACCAGTTGCAGGACGCCGGGGACGACACCGTCGACGCCAACCTCAAGCTCGGCCTGCCCGCCGACGCCCGCGACTACGGCACCGGCGCCCAGATCCTCGTCGATCTGGGGGTGCGCTCGATGCGCCTGCTGACCAACAACCCGGCCAAGCGCGTCGGCCTGGACGGCTACGGGCTGCACATCATCGAACGCGTGCCGCTGCCGGTGCGCGCCAACGCCGAGAACATCCGCTATCTGATGACCAAGCGCGACCGCATGGGCCACGACCTGACCGGTCTCGAGGACTTCGACGAGGCGCTGCCCGGCGAGTTCGGCGGGGCGGTATGA
- a CDS encoding RidA family protein gives MAITLLNPEGLPTVEIYKQVAVATGSRLVFVAGQIARTAHGEPVGAGDLAAQVDQCFVNLSVALSAAGASFDDVAKLTVYLVDWTPDKMSSWVQGATRAAERLGITATPPLTGIGVAALAEPDVLVEVEAIAVLD, from the coding sequence ATGGCCATCACCCTGCTCAATCCCGAGGGCCTGCCCACCGTGGAGATCTACAAGCAGGTCGCGGTCGCGACCGGCTCGCGGTTGGTGTTCGTCGCGGGCCAGATAGCTCGCACCGCACACGGCGAACCGGTCGGCGCGGGTGACCTGGCCGCCCAGGTCGATCAGTGCTTCGTGAACCTGTCGGTGGCCCTCTCAGCCGCGGGTGCCTCGTTCGACGATGTCGCGAAACTGACCGTGTATCTGGTCGACTGGACGCCGGACAAGATGTCTTCCTGGGTGCAGGGGGCCACCCGCGCGGCGGAGCGGCTCGGCATCACCGCCACACCGCCGCTCACCGGGATCGGCGTCGCGGCGCTGGCCGAGCCCGATGTTCTGGTGGAGGTGGAGGCGATCGCCGTGCTGGATTAG
- a CDS encoding riboflavin synthase, producing the protein MFTGIVEELGEIVGKEDLGDAARFVIRGPIVTSDAGHGDSIAVNGVCLTVVDVLADGSFSADVMAETLKRSSLRGADVGTRVNLERAAAVNSRLGGHIVQGHVDGTGHLVSRTPSEHWTVVRIALPQALSRYVVEKGSITVDGVSLTVSGLGADWFEVSLIPTTLDLTTLGRADVGAPVNLEVDVIAKYVERLLTQGAVRPE; encoded by the coding sequence GTGTTCACCGGAATCGTCGAAGAACTGGGCGAAATCGTCGGCAAAGAGGACCTCGGCGACGCCGCGCGTTTCGTCATCCGTGGCCCGATCGTGACATCGGATGCCGGGCACGGGGATTCGATCGCGGTCAACGGCGTGTGTCTCACCGTCGTCGACGTGCTCGCCGACGGCTCGTTCTCCGCCGACGTGATGGCCGAGACGCTGAAGCGGTCGAGCCTGCGCGGCGCCGATGTCGGCACCCGGGTCAACCTCGAACGCGCTGCGGCGGTGAACAGCCGGTTGGGCGGCCACATCGTGCAGGGCCATGTCGACGGCACCGGACACCTGGTGTCCCGCACGCCCTCGGAGCATTGGACCGTGGTGCGGATCGCACTGCCGCAGGCGCTGTCGCGCTACGTGGTGGAGAAGGGGTCCATCACCGTCGACGGGGTCTCGCTGACCGTGTCCGGTCTGGGCGCGGACTGGTTCGAGGTGTCGCTGATCCCCACCACGCTGGACCTGACGACGCTGGGCCGTGCCGACGTCGGCGCCCCGGTCAACCTCGAGGTCGACGTCATCGCCAAGTACGTCGAGCGGCTGCTCACCCAGGGAGCCGTTCGACCCGAGTGA
- a CDS encoding LppX_LprAFG lipoprotein produces the protein MQTRLLALVAALFAVVALVAGCSGSSSEDSGKDLPDATTLLRESAETTKAQTSAHLQLAVQGQIAELPVESLEGDLTQKPAVAAKGTADIVFLGQKLQGVEFVVSDGDLYAAITAGGSLSNFGPAADIYDVAAILSPDNGLANVLANFSDAKSEGRETIEGVKTVRITGNVRADAVNKIAPQIAATGPVPGTAWVTEDGNHELMQARLEPTPGNSVTMTLSKWGEPVTVAKPAV, from the coding sequence ATGCAGACCCGCCTCCTGGCGCTCGTCGCCGCCCTTTTCGCCGTCGTCGCGCTCGTCGCAGGATGCTCCGGCTCGTCGTCGGAGGATTCCGGCAAGGACCTGCCCGACGCCACGACCCTGCTCCGGGAATCCGCCGAGACCACCAAGGCCCAGACCAGCGCGCACCTGCAGCTCGCGGTGCAGGGCCAGATCGCCGAGTTACCGGTCGAGTCCCTCGAGGGCGATCTCACCCAGAAGCCGGCCGTCGCCGCGAAAGGCACCGCCGACATCGTCTTCCTGGGCCAGAAGCTGCAGGGTGTCGAGTTCGTCGTCTCCGACGGCGACCTGTACGCCGCGATCACGGCAGGTGGCAGCCTGTCGAACTTCGGCCCCGCCGCCGACATCTACGACGTCGCGGCGATCCTGAGCCCCGACAACGGCCTGGCCAACGTGCTCGCCAACTTCAGCGACGCCAAGTCCGAGGGCCGCGAGACCATCGAGGGCGTCAAGACGGTCCGGATCACCGGCAACGTCCGCGCGGACGCGGTCAACAAGATCGCCCCCCAGATCGCGGCCACCGGGCCGGTCCCGGGCACCGCGTGGGTCACCGAGGACGGCAACCACGAGCTGATGCAGGCCCGGCTCGAACCCACCCCGGGCAACAGCGTGACGATGACGCTGTCGAAGTGGGGCGAGCCGGTGACGGTCGCCAAGCCGGCGGTGTGA
- a CDS encoding MFS transporter gives MHSAPPATAAAGTTNRRIAISAGSLAVVLGALDTYVVVTIMTDIMRDVGIGVNQIQRVTPIITGYLLGYIAAMPLLGRASDRFGRKMLIQISLAGFALGSVITAMSTDLTVLVIGRVVQGTASGALLPVTLALAADLWAARNRAAVLGGVGAAQELGSVLGPLYGITLVWAFGHWQSVFWVNVPLAVIAMAMIHFSLPSRSTGEDPQKVDVTGGLLLAVALGLAVVGLYNPRPDGKQVLPSWGVPVLIAAVVAAVAFFVWEKFAKTRLLDPAGVHFRPFLAALGASLTAGAALMVTLVNVELFGQGVLGQDQNQAAFLLLRFLIALPVGALVGGWVATRLGDRIVAFTGLLIAAGGYLLIAKWPVDLLTARHDLGFISLPVLDTDLAIAGFGLGLVIGPLTSATLRVVPAAQHGIASAAVVVARMIGMLIGIAALSAWGLYRFNQHLASLPANTGGNSLAERLAAEAHRVREAYVLQYAEIFSITAIVCVVGALLGLLISAKGEHADEPEELQQRSSPRPIS, from the coding sequence ATGCACAGCGCGCCACCGGCGACGGCCGCAGCAGGGACGACGAACCGCCGCATCGCGATCAGCGCGGGCAGCCTCGCGGTGGTGCTCGGCGCGCTCGACACCTACGTCGTCGTCACGATCATGACCGACATCATGCGCGACGTCGGGATCGGCGTGAACCAGATCCAGCGGGTCACGCCGATCATCACCGGCTACCTGCTCGGCTACATCGCCGCGATGCCGCTGCTGGGCCGGGCGTCGGACCGGTTCGGCCGCAAGATGCTGATCCAGATCAGCCTCGCCGGTTTCGCGCTCGGCTCCGTGATCACCGCGATGTCGACCGACCTCACCGTGCTCGTGATCGGCCGGGTGGTGCAGGGCACCGCCAGCGGCGCGCTGCTGCCGGTCACCCTGGCGCTGGCCGCCGATCTGTGGGCGGCGCGCAACCGGGCCGCGGTGCTGGGCGGGGTCGGCGCGGCCCAGGAGCTGGGCAGCGTGCTGGGCCCGCTGTACGGCATCACGCTGGTGTGGGCATTCGGGCACTGGCAGTCGGTGTTCTGGGTGAACGTCCCGCTCGCGGTCATCGCGATGGCGATGATCCACTTCAGCCTGCCGTCGCGGTCCACCGGCGAAGACCCGCAGAAGGTCGACGTGACCGGCGGCCTGCTGCTGGCCGTCGCGCTGGGGCTGGCCGTCGTCGGGCTGTACAACCCCAGGCCCGACGGCAAGCAGGTGCTGCCCAGCTGGGGCGTGCCGGTGCTGATCGCGGCCGTCGTCGCCGCGGTCGCGTTCTTCGTGTGGGAGAAATTCGCCAAGACCCGACTGCTGGATCCGGCGGGCGTGCACTTCCGCCCGTTCCTCGCGGCGCTGGGCGCGTCGCTGACGGCCGGCGCGGCCCTGATGGTGACGCTGGTCAACGTCGAACTGTTCGGTCAGGGTGTGCTCGGCCAGGACCAGAACCAGGCCGCCTTCCTGCTGCTGCGCTTCTTGATCGCCCTGCCGGTCGGCGCCCTGGTCGGCGGCTGGGTGGCCACCCGCCTCGGCGACCGGATCGTCGCGTTCACCGGCCTGCTGATCGCCGCCGGTGGCTATCTGCTGATCGCGAAGTGGCCCGTCGACCTGCTGACGGCGCGCCACGACCTGGGCTTCATCAGCCTGCCCGTGCTGGACACCGACCTCGCGATCGCCGGGTTCGGCCTCGGCCTGGTCATCGGGCCGCTGACGTCGGCGACGCTGCGGGTCGTGCCCGCGGCCCAGCACGGCATCGCGTCGGCGGCCGTAGTGGTGGCCCGGATGATCGGCATGCTGATCGGCATCGCGGCGCTGTCGGCGTGGGGGTTGTACCGGTTCAACCAGCACCTGGCCAGTCTGCCTGCCAACACCGGCGGCAACAGCCTGGCCGAGCGTCTGGCCGCAGAGGCGCACCGCGTGCGCGAGGCGTACGTGCTGCAGTACGCCGAGATCTTCTCGATCACGGCGATCGTGTGCGTCGTGGGTGCGCTATTGGGGTTGCTGATCAGCGCCAAGGGCGAACACGCCGACGAGCCGGAGGAGCTTCAGCAGCGCTCGAGTCCGCGGCCCATCAGCTGA
- the ribD gene encoding bifunctional diaminohydroxyphosphoribosylaminopyrimidine deaminase/5-amino-6-(5-phosphoribosylamino)uracil reductase RibD: protein MNLDAAMAAALEQAEKVKGTTYPNPPVGAVILDANGGIAGVGATEPPGGPHAEVLALRRAGERAAGGTAVVTLEPCNHVGRTPPCVDALLAAGIANVAFAVADPNPVAAGGAARLAASGVRVTPGVCADAAAGGPLREWLHKQRTGMPHVTWKFATSVDGRSAAADGSSQWITSEAARADVHRMRAAADAIVVGTGTVFVDDPALTARLPDGTLAAQQPLRVVVGMREISPDATVLNDDSRTMVIRTRDPREVIQALSDRTDVLVEGGPTLAGAFLRAGVIDRILAYVAPILLGGPISAVDDVGVLSIAQAQRWRFDEVHPVGPDVLLSLIPS from the coding sequence GTGAACCTCGACGCGGCGATGGCCGCGGCCCTCGAGCAGGCCGAAAAGGTCAAGGGCACAACATATCCCAACCCTCCGGTGGGGGCGGTCATCCTGGACGCCAACGGCGGGATCGCCGGTGTCGGAGCGACGGAGCCGCCCGGCGGCCCGCACGCGGAGGTGCTGGCGCTGCGCCGGGCGGGGGAGCGGGCGGCCGGTGGTACAGCCGTGGTGACCCTCGAACCGTGCAACCACGTGGGGCGCACCCCGCCCTGCGTGGACGCGCTGCTGGCCGCGGGCATCGCGAATGTCGCGTTCGCCGTGGCCGATCCGAACCCGGTGGCCGCCGGCGGGGCGGCGCGGCTGGCCGCGTCGGGTGTCCGCGTCACCCCCGGGGTGTGTGCCGACGCGGCCGCCGGTGGGCCGCTGCGCGAGTGGCTGCACAAGCAGCGCACCGGAATGCCGCATGTGACATGGAAATTCGCCACCAGCGTGGACGGCCGCAGTGCGGCCGCAGACGGCTCGAGTCAGTGGATCACCAGTGAGGCCGCCCGCGCCGACGTGCACCGCATGCGCGCCGCCGCCGATGCGATCGTCGTCGGCACGGGCACCGTGTTCGTCGACGATCCGGCGCTCACCGCGCGGCTGCCCGACGGCACGCTGGCCGCCCAGCAGCCGCTGCGCGTCGTCGTCGGTATGCGTGAGATCTCGCCTGACGCAACGGTTCTCAACGACGACTCGCGCACCATGGTGATCCGCACCCGAGACCCTCGCGAGGTGATCCAGGCGCTGTCGGACCGCACCGACGTGCTGGTGGAGGGCGGCCCGACACTGGCCGGAGCCTTCCTGCGGGCCGGGGTGATCGACCGCATCCTGGCCTACGTCGCCCCGATCCTGCTGGGCGGGCCGATCAGCGCCGTCGACGACGTCGGCGTGCTGAGCATCGCCCAGGCCCAGCGGTGGCGTTTCGACGAGGTGCACCCCGTCGGACCGGACGTGTTGCTCAGCCTCATCCCGTCCTGA
- the rpe gene encoding ribulose-phosphate 3-epimerase has product MPGQHARTAPLIAPSILAADFARLADEAAAVEGADWLHVDVMDNHFVPNLTLGLPVVESLLAVTDIPMDCHLMIDDPARWAPPYAEAGAHNVTFHAEATDDPIAVARDIRAAGAKAGLAVKPGTPVDPYLEILRDFDTLLVMSVEPGFGGQKFIAEVLPKVGIVRRLVDAGELTVLIEIDGGINTDTIEAAAEAGVDCFVAGSAVYSADDPALAVQSLRNQAAAASKHLAR; this is encoded by the coding sequence ATGCCCGGACAGCACGCCCGCACCGCCCCGCTGATCGCCCCGTCCATCCTGGCTGCCGACTTCGCCCGGCTCGCCGACGAGGCCGCCGCGGTCGAGGGCGCCGACTGGCTGCACGTCGACGTGATGGACAACCACTTCGTACCCAATCTCACTCTGGGCCTGCCCGTCGTCGAGTCGCTGCTCGCGGTCACCGACATCCCGATGGACTGCCACCTGATGATCGACGATCCGGCCCGGTGGGCACCGCCCTACGCCGAGGCCGGCGCGCACAACGTCACCTTCCACGCCGAGGCCACCGACGACCCGATCGCGGTGGCCCGCGACATCCGCGCCGCGGGCGCGAAGGCGGGCCTGGCCGTCAAACCGGGCACGCCGGTCGACCCGTACCTGGAGATCCTGCGCGATTTCGACACGCTGCTGGTGATGTCGGTCGAACCCGGATTCGGCGGACAGAAGTTCATCGCCGAGGTGCTGCCCAAGGTCGGCATCGTGCGCCGCCTCGTCGACGCGGGCGAGCTGACCGTCCTCATCGAGATCGACGGTGGCATCAACACCGACACGATCGAAGCCGCCGCCGAAGCGGGCGTCGACTGCTTCGTGGCGGGCTCGGCGGTCTACAGCGCCGACGATCCCGCGCTGGCCGTGCAGTCGCTGCGCAATCAGGCCGCGGCGGCGTCCAAGCATCTGGCGCGGTGA
- a CDS encoding RsmB/NOP family class I SAM-dependent RNA methyltransferase produces MTRPTGKRRPQRRTPLDPARRAAFDVLRAVSEKDAYANLALPAMLRDRGITGRDAAFATELTYGTCRARGLLDAVIAAAAGRPVDKIDPVLLDLLRLGAYQILRTRVDDHAAVSTTVEQAGIEFDTARAGFVNGVLRTIARRDETSWVAELAPPAATDPVGHLAFVHAHPRWVAQAFTDALGARAHELAALLASDDARPEVHLVARPGALTAAELAEQVGGTVGRYSPYAVHLSEGDPGGFAPVRDGRALVQDEGSQLVARAVTLAELDGADNGRWLDLCAGPGGKTALLAALGQPAGAHVTAVEPAPRRAELVEQNTRGLPVDVVRVDGRDPGLTPGFDRVLVDAPCTGLGALRRRPEARWRRRPGDVAPLAKLQRELLASAIRLTRPGGVVLYATCSPHLAETTGVVADALRRHPVTALDTRPLFDPAGDVGENLSVQLWPHRHGTDAMFAAALRVTGPR; encoded by the coding sequence ATGACGCGCCCGACCGGCAAGCGGCGCCCGCAGCGGCGCACCCCGCTCGACCCCGCCCGTCGGGCCGCGTTCGACGTGCTGCGCGCGGTCTCCGAGAAGGACGCCTACGCCAACCTGGCGCTGCCCGCGATGCTGCGGGACCGCGGGATCACCGGCCGCGACGCGGCGTTCGCGACCGAACTGACCTACGGCACCTGCCGCGCCCGAGGGCTGCTCGACGCGGTCATCGCGGCGGCCGCGGGCCGACCGGTGGACAAGATCGATCCGGTGCTGCTGGATCTGCTGCGCCTGGGCGCTTACCAGATCCTGCGCACCCGCGTCGACGACCACGCCGCGGTGTCCACCACCGTGGAGCAGGCCGGGATCGAATTCGACACGGCGCGTGCGGGATTCGTCAACGGTGTGCTGCGCACCATCGCCCGCCGCGACGAGACGTCCTGGGTGGCGGAGCTGGCCCCGCCCGCCGCCACCGACCCCGTCGGTCACCTGGCCTTCGTGCATGCGCACCCGCGGTGGGTCGCCCAGGCCTTCACCGACGCGCTGGGGGCCCGGGCCCACGAGCTGGCGGCACTGCTGGCCAGTGACGACGCCCGCCCCGAGGTGCATCTGGTGGCGCGGCCGGGTGCGCTGACCGCGGCCGAGCTGGCCGAACAGGTGGGCGGCACCGTCGGCCGGTACTCGCCGTACGCTGTGCACCTGTCCGAGGGCGATCCCGGCGGGTTCGCCCCGGTCAGAGACGGCCGGGCGCTGGTGCAGGACGAGGGCAGCCAGCTGGTCGCGCGGGCGGTCACGCTGGCCGAACTCGACGGCGCCGACAACGGCCGGTGGCTGGACCTGTGCGCCGGACCGGGCGGCAAGACCGCGCTGCTGGCCGCCCTGGGTCAGCCCGCCGGCGCCCACGTCACCGCGGTGGAGCCCGCGCCGCGGCGCGCCGAGCTGGTCGAACAGAACACCCGCGGGTTGCCCGTCGACGTGGTCCGGGTCGACGGGCGCGACCCGGGGCTGACGCCGGGTTTCGATCGCGTCCTCGTCGACGCCCCGTGCACCGGACTCGGCGCGCTGCGCCGCCGCCCCGAGGCGCGCTGGCGGCGCCGGCCCGGCGATGTGGCGCCGCTGGCCAAGCTGCAGCGGGAACTCCTGGCCTCGGCGATCCGGCTGACCCGGCCCGGTGGCGTCGTGCTGTATGCGACGTGCTCGCCGCACCTTGCCGAGACCACCGGCGTGGTGGCCGATGCGCTGCGCCGCCACCCGGTCACCGCGCTGGACACCCGACCGTTGTTCGATCCGGCCGGCGATGTCGGAGAGAATCTGTCGGTGCAACTCTGGCCGCACCGGCACGGCACCGACGCGATGTTCGCCGCCGCCCTTCGGGTCACCGGCCCCCGATAG